A stretch of the Mobula hypostoma chromosome 19, sMobHyp1.1, whole genome shotgun sequence genome encodes the following:
- the nsmce4a gene encoding non-structural maintenance of chromosomes element 4 homolog A, with amino-acid sequence MSERNRSRSQSVSTSNGTGGQARGRRNSVVSDSTMTEDEDLGEGGIPYGARDDDPNRRRMLRHQYRELINSVQQNREDMIRPNSNKLTEALEEANKLFSNVRQTSEAALDAQFLVLATNLGQEKANQLHTDMMVFDPSVFAEELLTFMGLRRLETEGSDDDDESAGWLPKDAWTRLGNEAVKYFKRAPAFHYMLGSYKSEPPVPRQKIERQKRVPTKEERRIMPTQLKKMDESHQEATEKEVERILGLLQEYFKSDPETPINFFDFVIDPHSYARTVENIFHVSFIVRDGFAAIGLDQDKLPIIEPVNESMDNDRPQQQRQQMVISLSQQDWREIIDTFEIADAMIPPATQGD; translated from the exons ATGTCGGAGAGAAATCGGTCTCGTTCGCAGTCGGTTAGCACCTCCAACGGCACCGGAGGGCAGGCCCGCGGCCGGAGAAACTCGGTCGTCTCCGATTCCACCATGACGGAGGACGAGGACCTCGGCGAAGGCGGCATCCCGTACGGGGCCCGGGACGATGACCCGAACCGCCGGAGGATGCTGAGGCACCAGTACCGGGAGCTTATCAACAGTGTTCAGC agaaTCGGGAGGACATGATCAGACCCAACAGTAATAAATTAACAGAAGCATTGGAGGAAGCTAATAAATTGTTTTCCAATG TACGTCAGACCAGCGAGGCAGCCCTGGATGCTCAGTTTCTTGTACTTGCTACAAATCTGGGACAAGAGAAAGCTAATCAGCTGCACACAGACATGATGGTATTTGATCCATCCGTCTTTGCAGAGGAACTG TTGACATTCATGGGTTTGAGACGGCTGGAAACTGAAGggagtgatgatgatgatgaatctgCAGGGTGGCTTCCAAAGGATGCCTGGACTAGACTAGGAAATGAAGCTGTAAAGTATTTTAAAAGAGCTCCAGCCTTTCATTATAT GCTGGGATCTTACAAAAGTGAACCTCCAGTTCCACGACAGAAAATTGAGAGGCAGAAGAGAGTTCCAACAAAGGAAGAACGCAGAATAATGCCAACACAG TTGAAGAAAATGGACGAATCTCACCAAGAGGCAACTGAAAaggaagtggagaggatattgGGATTATTGCAAGAGTACTTCAAATCTGACC CTGAAACACCAATCAATTTCTTTGACTTTGTAATTGATCCACATTCTTATGCACGTACTGTGGAGAATATATTCCATGTCTCCTTCATTGTCAGA gatgGTTTTGCTGCCATTGGGCTTGATCAAGACAAACTACCAATTATTG AACCAGTAAATGAAAGTATGGATAATGACAGGCCACAACAACAAAGACAACAGATGGTTATTTCGTTGAGCCAACAAGATTGGAGG GAAATAATTGATACATTTGAAATAGCAGATGCCATGATACCACCAGCCACCCAAGGAGATTGA